In the Sarcophilus harrisii chromosome 3, mSarHar1.11, whole genome shotgun sequence genome, one interval contains:
- the CELA3B gene encoding chymotrypsin-like elastase family member 3B, with protein MLKLLVALLLVALASGCGKPAYNPATRVVNGDDAIPYSWPWQISLQYEKAGTFYHTCGGSLIAPDWVMTAAHCINKLRTYQVVLGEYDRSSDEGEEQIIPVNPDGLFVHEKWNSLCVSCGNDIALIKLSRSAQLNDKVQLGCIPPAGTILPNEAPCYISGWGRLYTNGPLPDKLQQALLPVVDYEHCSKGDWWGISLKTTMVCAGGDIRSGCNGDSGGPLNCQADDGRWQVHGIASFVSALGCNTPKKPTVFTRVSAFNDWIEKIMAEN; from the exons ATGCTCAAGCTGCTGGTGGCCCTTCTGCTCGTGGCCCTTG CCTCAGGCTGTGGCAAGCCTGCCTACAACCCTGCTACCCGGGTGGTGAATGGAGATGATGCCATACCTTACAGCTGGCCCTGGCAG ATCTCCCTGCAGTATGAGAAAGCCGGAACCTTCTACCACACCTGCGGAGGCAGCCTCATTGCCCCTGACTGGGTCATGACAGCCGCCCACTGCATTAA CAAACTCCGCACTTACCAGGTGGTTCTGGGAGAGTATGACCGGTCTTCAGACGAAGGGGAAGAGCAAATAATTCCCGTCAACCCCGATGGCCTCTTTGTTCATGAGAAATGGAACTCCCTCTGTGTGTCCTGTGG GAATGATATTGCTCTCATCAAGCTTTCTCGGAGCGCCCAGCTTAATGATAAAGTCCAGCTAGGCTGCATCCCCCCCGCTGGGACCATCCTGCCCAACGAAGCCCCCTGCTACATCAGTGGCTGGGGCCGCCTCTACA CTAATGGACCCCTCCCCGACAAGCTGCAGCAAGCCCTGCTCCCGGTGGTGGACTATGAACACTGCAGTAAGGGGGACTGGTGGGGCATCTCCTTGAAAACCACCATGGTGTGTGCTGGAGGGGACATTCGCTCAGGCTGCAAT GGTGACTCTGGAGGACCTCTTAACTGCCAGGCTGATGATGGCAGATGGCAAGTCCATGGTATTGCCAGCTTTGTTTCTGCTCTGGGCTGTAACACCCCAAAGAAGCCCACAGTATTCACCCGGGTCTCAGCTTTCAATGACTGGATTGAAAAG ATAATGGCAGAAAATTAA